From Thalassotalea euphylliae, the proteins below share one genomic window:
- a CDS encoding pyridoxal phosphate-dependent aminotransferase: MPSASSLPPHIAYTRALAGDIRFNLSHSCGQACSLAELTAMDKHGYLKSFADQPLDYASVQGLPLLRAKIASFHQSINESAQPSSTKQLNTLSKESVVTFSGAQEALMGIYQSLIRPGDEVVVFTPNYPSLTAMVAPLGGKLIEIPITSDKQIGGWQFDIEQLAANVNERTRLVVINAPHNPTGATLSQAQRREVLAIVKACGCYLLSDDVTQPLIYDSALAHQYLDYDKAISVSVMSKSFGLGGVRIGWAVTRNHQLLERLMAFKASHSICTSRFDEQLAIIALENHQLIVENTIAIAKQNITRFAQCVDMFPDLFEWHPPSAGLLTLVKVNTSQPIAQWCKNIAEHTGILLLPSELFGLNGPYFRLGLGQENFGAALSTLESFLASSCKVK; the protein is encoded by the coding sequence ATGCCAAGTGCCTCCTCGTTACCTCCTCACATCGCTTACACTCGCGCATTAGCTGGTGATATTCGATTTAATCTTAGCCACTCTTGCGGACAGGCTTGCTCGCTCGCAGAATTAACCGCGATGGATAAACATGGTTATCTCAAATCATTTGCTGACCAACCACTAGATTATGCCAGTGTGCAAGGGCTGCCGCTGTTACGTGCGAAAATTGCGAGTTTTCATCAATCCATCAATGAGAGTGCACAGCCGTCTTCTACAAAACAGCTGAATACGCTATCAAAAGAGAGTGTTGTTACCTTTTCGGGGGCACAAGAGGCGTTGATGGGTATTTATCAAAGCTTGATTCGCCCGGGTGACGAAGTCGTTGTTTTTACGCCTAATTATCCTTCTTTAACGGCTATGGTAGCGCCACTGGGGGGCAAGCTAATTGAAATACCTATCACCTCAGACAAGCAAATCGGTGGTTGGCAGTTTGATATTGAGCAGCTCGCAGCGAACGTTAACGAACGCACTCGGCTGGTGGTGATCAATGCGCCACACAACCCAACGGGGGCAACACTATCCCAAGCACAGCGCCGTGAAGTGCTAGCAATTGTCAAAGCTTGTGGCTGCTATCTACTGAGCGACGATGTTACGCAGCCATTGATTTATGACTCTGCCCTTGCACATCAGTATCTGGACTACGACAAAGCGATATCAGTATCTGTAATGTCAAAAAGTTTTGGCCTGGGTGGGGTTCGAATTGGTTGGGCAGTAACGCGCAATCACCAATTGTTAGAACGACTAATGGCTTTTAAAGCCAGCCATAGTATTTGTACGTCTCGGTTTGATGAACAACTGGCTATAATCGCGCTAGAAAATCATCAGCTAATTGTTGAAAACACAATAGCCATTGCCAAACAAAACATTACTCGCTTTGCGCAGTGCGTTGACATGTTTCCTGACTTATTTGAATGGCATCCACCAAGCGCAGGTTTGTTAACGCTTGTTAAAGTTAATACGAGTCAACCAATAGCACAGTGGTGCAAAAATATTGCCGAACACACTGGCATCTTGTTGCTACCTAGCGAATTATTTGGGTTAAATGGGCCTTATTTTCGCTTGGGGTTGGGTCAGGAAAATTTTGGTGCAGCCCTTAGTACATTAGAAAGTTTTTTAGCCAGTAGCTGTAAAGTAAAATAG
- the folK gene encoding 2-amino-4-hydroxy-6-hydroxymethyldihydropteridine diphosphokinase, which translates to MAQIYISLGSNVEREKYVIKGLDDLASAFGTLSVSSLYACEAVGFDGPEFYNLVVGANTAMSLCEVAKLLREIEYANGRSPNAVKFSPRTLDLDLLLYDDCIAESPAQIPRDEILKNAFVLWPLAEVAPSLLHPITKQSFMAHWQAFDQSSQQIQQLPLPWQQPVLHN; encoded by the coding sequence ATGGCGCAAATTTATATTTCACTTGGCTCCAATGTCGAACGTGAAAAATACGTGATTAAAGGGCTAGATGATCTTGCCAGTGCATTCGGAACACTTAGTGTGTCATCACTATATGCGTGTGAAGCCGTTGGTTTTGACGGCCCTGAATTTTACAATCTAGTGGTGGGAGCCAATACGGCAATGTCGCTTTGTGAAGTGGCGAAGTTACTTCGAGAAATTGAATACGCCAATGGCCGAAGCCCCAATGCCGTTAAGTTTAGCCCGCGCACCTTGGACTTGGATTTACTGTTGTATGACGACTGTATTGCCGAGTCACCCGCACAAATTCCACGCGATGAAATATTAAAAAATGCTTTTGTGCTTTGGCCGTTGGCGGAGGTCGCACCGAGCTTACTTCACCCCATCACCAAACAGAGTTTTATGGCGCACTGGCAAGCCTTTGACCAAAGCAGCCAACAAATTCAACAACTGCCACTGCCATGGCAGCAACCCGTTTTACACAACTAA
- a CDS encoding tetratricopeptide repeat protein — MNPNAVSLTLENFQQVVLEDSKEKLVLVAFWAEQVPESLELRDKLASRTAPVGEHVIFADVDCQAQQQIAMQFGIQGLPTAVLVKAGQPIDALSGPQPDEAIEQFLAKHLPQPQDELLAQAQAALAAGDNAQAYTAAKQAYELDNTRADIKLALADACVGTGKTQDAQALLETIMMVDQDSYYQAVVAKLELANEASNSPELQALEAKLAENPDDSQLIQQLAAQYSQVNRHEDALALLFKRVQTVRDDADSKKLLLDVMKALPDGDPLVSLYRRKLYTLMY, encoded by the coding sequence GTGAATCCTAACGCTGTATCACTAACGCTAGAAAATTTTCAGCAGGTCGTACTGGAAGACAGTAAAGAGAAATTAGTACTTGTCGCTTTTTGGGCTGAGCAAGTACCAGAGAGTCTTGAGTTAAGAGACAAACTCGCCAGTCGAACTGCGCCAGTAGGGGAGCATGTTATTTTTGCTGACGTTGACTGCCAAGCTCAGCAACAAATCGCGATGCAATTTGGTATACAGGGCTTGCCTACCGCTGTATTGGTTAAAGCTGGTCAGCCGATTGATGCACTATCTGGTCCGCAACCAGATGAAGCAATAGAGCAGTTTCTGGCCAAACATCTGCCGCAACCGCAAGATGAATTACTCGCGCAAGCACAGGCCGCGTTAGCTGCCGGTGATAATGCTCAAGCGTATACTGCTGCAAAGCAAGCTTATGAGCTGGATAACACGCGCGCAGACATCAAACTGGCGTTGGCTGATGCCTGTGTGGGGACAGGTAAGACTCAAGATGCTCAAGCCTTGCTCGAGACAATAATGATGGTGGATCAAGACAGCTACTACCAAGCCGTTGTTGCCAAGCTTGAATTAGCGAATGAAGCGTCAAACTCTCCTGAATTACAGGCATTGGAAGCAAAACTTGCTGAAAACCCTGATGACAGTCAATTAATTCAGCAATTAGCCGCGCAATACAGCCAAGTCAATCGACATGAAGACGCATTAGCCTTGTTGTTTAAGCGAGTACAAACGGTGAGAGATGACGCCGACAGTAAAAAGTTACTGCTTGATGTGATGAAAGCACTGCCAGATGGCGACCCTTTGGTAAGCCTATATCGCCGTAAGCTTTATACCTTGATGTATTAG
- the folB gene encoding dihydroneopterin aldolase, with product MDKVFIEGLKIQTTIGFYEWEKQIKQTLVIDLTMGWNTRLAAENDELAKTLDYAEISVELEKFANKNPVDLLETLAERMANFLITEYQIPWLKLAIGKPGAVHNAQTVGVEIERGHLS from the coding sequence GTGGATAAAGTTTTTATTGAAGGACTTAAAATACAAACCACGATTGGTTTTTATGAGTGGGAAAAGCAAATCAAACAAACACTAGTGATTGATTTGACCATGGGATGGAACACGCGATTAGCGGCAGAAAACGATGAACTGGCAAAAACGCTAGATTACGCTGAAATTTCTGTAGAACTGGAAAAGTTTGCCAATAAAAACCCAGTCGATTTGTTGGAAACACTGGCCGAGCGCATGGCAAATTTTCTGATCACTGAATATCAAATTCCTTGGCTAAAGCTGGCGATTGGTAAGCCAGGAGCTGTGCATAACGCGCAAACTGTTGGCGTAGAAATAGAACGTGGTCATTTAAGTTAA
- the rpsU gene encoding 30S ribosomal protein S21, producing MPVIKVRENEPFDVALRRFKRSCEKAGILSEVRRRESYEKPTWERKRKKAAAVKRAAKKLSRENARRVRMY from the coding sequence ATGCCAGTAATTAAAGTAAGAGAAAACGAACCATTTGACGTTGCACTACGTCGTTTCAAACGTTCTTGTGAGAAAGCAGGTATCCTTTCTGAAGTACGTCGTCGCGAGTCATACGAAAAGCCGACTTGGGAGCGTAAGCGTAAGAAAGCTGCTGCTGTTAAGCGCGCTGCTAAGAAATTATCTCGTGAGAACGCACGTCGCGTTCGTATGTACTAA
- the plsY gene encoding glycerol-3-phosphate 1-O-acyltransferase PlsY: MIITTAMIVIAYLLGSISSAILICRLLNLPDPRATGSKNPGATNVLRISNKATAATVLLLDVLKGTLPVWSGYFLGLEPIWLGVVAVAACLGHMYPIFFEFKGGKAVATAFGVLVPIGIDLGILLLLTWIIVAKSTRYSSLAAIVTVTLAPLYVWLLKPLYVYPVLMLSALIIWRHKENISRLIKGTEPQISRL, translated from the coding sequence ATGATCATTACGACAGCCATGATAGTCATTGCCTACCTGCTTGGCTCTATCTCAAGTGCCATTTTGATTTGTCGTTTGCTCAATCTCCCTGACCCGCGTGCTACCGGCTCAAAAAACCCGGGCGCGACTAATGTCTTGCGCATCAGTAATAAAGCCACGGCGGCCACCGTACTGCTGTTGGATGTATTAAAAGGCACACTGCCCGTTTGGAGCGGATACTTTTTAGGATTAGAGCCGATATGGTTGGGGGTGGTAGCGGTAGCAGCCTGTCTTGGGCATATGTACCCGATTTTTTTTGAATTTAAAGGCGGCAAAGCCGTGGCGACCGCCTTTGGCGTGCTGGTGCCGATTGGTATTGATTTAGGTATTTTACTGCTTTTAACCTGGATTATCGTGGCGAAATCTACTCGCTATTCAAGCCTTGCCGCCATTGTCACTGTAACACTGGCACCGCTATATGTGTGGCTACTCAAACCTTTATATGTCTACCCGGTGTTGATGCTTTCGGCATTGATTATTTGGCGCCACAAAGAAAATATTAGCCGACTGATTAAAGGCACCGAGCCGCAAATCAGTCGTCTCTAG
- a CDS encoding BLUF domain-containing protein, whose translation MKAYFYVSEPTQPFDPCSLEALVNSAMVKNAAYNITGFLCYQDVFIQYFEGDCKAVDALFDVLKKDPRHTILNYITFEDIDHRQFPTWRMKLIGRNALNQDCVEPLLYNKLARASGAVLEPANWRKQVWLAIEHIASQPGTTVG comes from the coding sequence ATGAAAGCGTATTTTTATGTCAGCGAACCAACGCAACCATTTGATCCCTGTTCTCTGGAAGCACTCGTTAATAGCGCGATGGTAAAGAACGCGGCCTACAATATTACCGGCTTTTTATGCTACCAAGATGTCTTCATTCAGTATTTTGAAGGTGATTGTAAAGCCGTTGACGCCTTGTTTGATGTCTTAAAAAAAGACCCTCGTCATACAATTTTAAATTACATTACGTTTGAAGACATAGACCATCGTCAGTTTCCCACTTGGCGCATGAAGTTGATTGGGAGAAATGCACTTAATCAAGATTGTGTAGAGCCTTTGTTATACAACAAGTTGGCTCGTGCGAGTGGCGCTGTGCTGGAACCCGCGAATTGGCGCAAGCAAGTGTGGTTGGCCATTGAACACATTGCGAGTCAACCTGGGACAACTGTGGGCTAG
- a CDS encoding glutaredoxin family protein: MKRIVLYTMPRCPHCDTAKRYLDEHNIAYRLVNVKTPAGQKELHRLGFRAVPVLKIGDQLLNGFSIKDFKRLVKN, encoded by the coding sequence ATGAAACGAATCGTCTTGTACACTATGCCACGCTGCCCACACTGTGATACTGCAAAACGTTATCTGGATGAGCACAACATCGCTTATCGCTTGGTTAATGTAAAAACGCCTGCCGGGCAAAAAGAGCTGCACCGATTGGGGTTTCGCGCCGTGCCTGTGTTAAAAATTGGCGATCAGTTACTCAATGGTTTTTCAATTAAAGACTTCAAACGCTTAGTGAAAAACTAG
- a CDS encoding diguanylate cyclase — protein MLLFRCGIVICWLLSAVVSANSYSVEHFQAIGKDINRNPHPVYQQLLEIEKNREALSQQAYLWLLYRKAQAENLLYFHQEFAQTVQAANALIREDSPSEVRAYIGIYRGIVSERRGHYTKAIALYREAMALAKADNLNYAYTYAKQNLAYSLSLTELYETSLSDLQEAYVEAFAIDDHLLIAVINETYGAVYGYMHEYEKSIEYYNRALDTYERLGYRPFVAEAIYGLASTYRYMKQYDKAIAKFNLYLKRIDYTPNKEISYFGAYGLGMTYAEKGDCALAIEAIDRALLLNGQIDYDAELYKQKANCLIRQGKLAEAEQNIIRAEQIFAQMPELAGTTWTLETTKVRAALAYARGEYELSYRLLKRYYEAYAELLIKNSSQQLIRVRAAMELERQNVELSLLEQRSKVQSLRQERQEQSTWQQIFLVAGVSIVVVLALVIVVVLYRTNKRIYELSIKDPLSGVFNRRYVFEYLDKLLVNSYGRNSDLAVLLFDIDDFKQVNDKYGHPFGDEVIYRVSQIAQDTLRLGDVLGRIGGEEFLCILPRTDAMQAKAIAERLANNIQQALFTNEMGQQITITCSVGISALDDSHQDRATLYVQSDKALYQAKTNGKNQVVIFSTG, from the coding sequence GTGCTGCTTTTTAGGTGTGGAATTGTTATTTGCTGGCTGTTATCGGCGGTTGTTTCTGCCAATAGTTATTCCGTCGAGCACTTTCAAGCCATAGGCAAAGACATCAATCGCAATCCCCACCCCGTTTATCAGCAGTTGTTAGAAATTGAAAAAAACAGGGAAGCACTCAGTCAACAAGCTTACCTTTGGCTGCTTTATCGCAAAGCCCAAGCGGAAAATTTACTGTATTTTCACCAAGAGTTTGCGCAAACGGTTCAGGCTGCCAATGCCTTAATTCGCGAAGATTCTCCAAGTGAGGTACGCGCTTACATTGGTATTTATCGCGGTATTGTCAGTGAACGCCGCGGCCACTACACCAAGGCGATAGCGCTTTACCGCGAAGCTATGGCACTTGCCAAAGCCGACAACCTCAATTACGCCTACACGTATGCCAAGCAAAATTTAGCGTACTCGTTGAGCTTAACTGAGCTGTACGAAACTTCCTTATCTGACTTACAAGAAGCTTATGTTGAGGCTTTTGCCATTGACGATCATTTGTTAATTGCCGTGATTAATGAAACTTATGGCGCGGTCTATGGCTACATGCATGAGTATGAAAAATCGATCGAATATTACAATCGCGCACTCGATACATACGAGCGACTTGGTTATCGACCATTTGTGGCCGAGGCAATTTACGGTCTAGCTTCCACGTATCGCTATATGAAGCAATACGACAAAGCAATTGCTAAGTTTAATCTCTACCTCAAGCGTATTGATTACACCCCAAATAAGGAAATTAGTTATTTTGGCGCTTATGGGCTTGGCATGACCTACGCCGAAAAAGGCGATTGTGCGCTTGCCATTGAGGCCATAGATCGTGCTTTGCTATTAAATGGACAGATTGACTATGACGCAGAGTTGTATAAACAAAAAGCGAATTGCTTGATTCGTCAGGGTAAGCTGGCTGAAGCTGAGCAGAACATTATTCGCGCTGAACAGATATTTGCACAAATGCCCGAACTTGCGGGTACCACATGGACGCTAGAAACGACCAAGGTTCGTGCTGCATTGGCCTACGCTCGCGGGGAATACGAACTTAGCTACCGCCTACTCAAGCGCTATTACGAAGCGTACGCTGAGCTGTTGATTAAAAACTCGTCACAACAATTGATTCGCGTGCGCGCGGCGATGGAGCTGGAGCGACAAAACGTTGAACTTTCTTTGTTAGAACAACGTAGTAAGGTGCAATCTTTGCGGCAAGAAAGACAAGAGCAAAGCACTTGGCAGCAAATTTTTCTAGTGGCAGGCGTCAGCATTGTAGTGGTTTTGGCGCTGGTTATTGTGGTTGTGCTGTATCGCACAAACAAGCGTATTTACGAGCTTTCTATTAAAGATCCCTTGTCAGGTGTTTTTAATCGGCGCTATGTCTTTGAATACTTAGATAAGCTATTAGTCAATAGCTATGGTCGCAACAGTGACTTAGCCGTTCTACTATTTGATATTGATGACTTTAAACAAGTAAACGACAAATATGGGCACCCATTTGGCGACGAAGTGATTTATCGCGTTAGCCAAATTGCACAAGACACGCTGCGCCTTGGCGATGTACTCGGTCGTATTGGTGGCGAAGAATTTTTGTGTATTCTACCGCGAACTGATGCAATGCAGGCCAAAGCCATAGCTGAACGTCTAGCTAATAACATTCAGCAGGCACTGTTTACCAATGAGATGGGGCAGCAAATAACCATTACTTGTAGCGTTGGTATTAGTGCGCTTGATGACAGTCATCAAGATCGAGCCACCTTGTATGTGCAATCAGATAAAGCACTTTATCAAGCCAAAACCAATGGCAAAAATCAGGTGGTAATCTTTAGCACTGGCTAG
- the tsaD gene encoding tRNA (adenosine(37)-N6)-threonylcarbamoyltransferase complex transferase subunit TsaD, which yields MRILGIETSCDETGIAIYDEAQGIMSHRLFSQIAVHADYGGVVPELASRDHVRKTIPLIKEVLAEAQLTPQDLDGVAYTAGPGLVGALLVGCSIGRSLAYGWELPAVPVHHMEGHLLAPMLEDEVPEFPFVALLVSGGHTMLVRVDGIGHYELLGESVDDAAGEAFDKTAKLLGLDYPGGPVLAKMAENGTQGRFKFPRPMTDRPGLDFSFSGLKTFAANTIAKEDNSPQTYADIAYAFQEAVVDTLAIKCRRALEQCGLKRLVIAGGVSANISLRQKLEAVTDKLGGKVYYPRPEFCTDNGAMIAYAGMQRLKAGVSADLTFKATPRWPLDTLPAI from the coding sequence ATGCGAATTTTAGGTATTGAAACATCCTGCGACGAAACAGGAATTGCGATTTATGACGAAGCACAAGGCATTATGTCGCACCGTCTGTTTAGCCAAATAGCGGTTCACGCTGATTATGGCGGCGTTGTACCTGAATTAGCGTCGCGTGACCATGTGCGTAAAACTATTCCGTTAATCAAAGAAGTCTTAGCCGAAGCTCAGCTGACCCCGCAAGACCTTGATGGTGTTGCTTACACTGCAGGGCCAGGATTGGTTGGTGCATTACTCGTCGGTTGCTCTATTGGTCGCAGTTTAGCTTATGGCTGGGAGTTACCCGCTGTGCCAGTTCATCATATGGAAGGACATTTACTTGCGCCTATGCTAGAAGATGAGGTGCCAGAGTTTCCTTTTGTCGCGCTGCTAGTCTCTGGTGGTCATACTATGCTGGTGCGAGTGGATGGCATTGGTCATTACGAGCTACTTGGTGAGTCTGTTGATGATGCTGCCGGTGAGGCGTTCGATAAAACCGCCAAGTTACTAGGGTTAGATTACCCCGGTGGGCCAGTGCTGGCGAAAATGGCAGAAAATGGTACTCAAGGGCGCTTTAAATTTCCTAGGCCGATGACTGACCGGCCGGGCTTAGACTTTAGCTTTAGTGGCTTAAAAACTTTTGCCGCTAACACCATTGCCAAAGAAGATAATAGTCCACAAACCTACGCGGATATCGCTTACGCGTTCCAAGAAGCTGTGGTTGATACCTTGGCGATAAAGTGTCGTCGCGCATTAGAGCAATGTGGCTTAAAACGTTTAGTGATTGCTGGCGGGGTAAGTGCCAATATCTCGCTTCGTCAAAAACTGGAAGCCGTGACCGACAAATTAGGTGGCAAGGTGTACTATCCTCGCCCAGAATTTTGCACTGATAACGGTGCCATGATCGCTTATGCCGGTATGCAGCGTTTAAAAGCCGGCGTTTCTGCTGACTTAACGTTTAAAGCAACGCCACGTTGGCCGTTAGATACTTTGCCTGCTATTTAG
- a CDS encoding undecaprenyl-diphosphate phosphatase, producing the protein MDIIEIILLALIQGLTEFLPISSSAHLILPSQLFGWTDQGLSFDVAVHVGSLLAVMIYFREEVGRMFMAWVSSFSSKGRASDNFDGKLAWWILFATIPAGLFGLFGKDYIEEYSRSVLVIAATTILFGVLLGFADIKAKQNVSLEKLGFKGAMLIGVAQAIAIIPGTSRSGITMTMGLMLGLSRDNAARFSFLLSIPAIAMAGSYLTYKAISESQPLVWSDVGLGALLSFVSAYACIHFFLILINKLGMMPFVIYRLLLGTGLLFFAFS; encoded by the coding sequence ATGGATATTATCGAAATTATACTTTTGGCATTGATACAGGGATTGACTGAATTTTTGCCAATTTCTAGCTCTGCTCATCTTATTTTGCCGTCACAACTCTTTGGCTGGACAGATCAAGGGCTGTCATTTGACGTTGCCGTGCATGTTGGGTCACTGCTGGCGGTAATGATCTATTTTCGCGAAGAAGTGGGGCGCATGTTTATGGCATGGGTTAGCTCATTTTCAAGCAAGGGCAGAGCCAGTGACAATTTTGACGGCAAGCTCGCTTGGTGGATCTTATTCGCAACCATTCCCGCTGGTTTATTTGGGCTATTCGGCAAAGACTACATCGAAGAATATTCGCGCTCTGTACTCGTTATCGCGGCGACGACAATACTCTTTGGCGTATTGCTGGGTTTTGCCGATATCAAAGCGAAGCAAAATGTTTCGTTGGAAAAATTGGGTTTTAAAGGCGCAATGCTGATAGGTGTTGCTCAGGCCATTGCCATTATTCCGGGCACATCACGCTCTGGCATTACCATGACCATGGGCTTAATGCTGGGGTTAAGCCGTGACAACGCGGCGCGTTTTTCATTTCTGCTTTCCATCCCAGCCATTGCCATGGCGGGCAGCTACTTAACGTATAAAGCAATCAGTGAATCTCAGCCATTGGTTTGGTCAGATGTTGGTTTAGGGGCTTTATTGTCGTTTGTCAGTGCTTATGCTTGTATTCACTTCTTTTTAATTTTGATCAACAAGTTAGGCATGATGCCGTTTGTTATTTACCGTTTGCTTTTGGGCACAGGTTTGCTCTTCTTTGCGTTTAGTTAA
- the ovoA gene encoding 5-histidylcysteine sulfoxide synthase: MTKQQLKTPYLIANDVNLSDADAVAAKRAELKAYFVNSWQTYESLFALINNDNAFYARPEPLRHPLIFYYGHTATFYINKLMLGKFIHKRINEKLEAICAVGVDEMSWDDLNSEHYDWPKVDEVRTYRDQVFALVCDLIDNMALQLPITQDSLAWIILMGSEHERIHLETSSVIMRMLPLSDLTANAAWADCPYQGEAPLNELVPVAKQVIKLGKKTDDHTYGWDNEYGTATLDVPAFRTSKFLVSNQEFMQFVEAGGYQTPEYWTEEGQSWLRYKQATMPRFWLKKEGRYYQRNLLGEVPLPLNWPVEVNYLEAKAFCNWLVQTTGRDIRLPTEPEWYALREKVSGDLPSWQEAPGNTNLEYFASSCPVDKFDNQGIFDVVGNVWQWTESSIDAFEGFKVHPLYDDFSTPTFDGKHNLIKGGSWISTGNEAIASSRYAFRRHFFQHAGFRYVESESADMPLVPANHFEQNVDVCQQLQSHYQETGFTGGNYQQQLAQQVRQWLVEHNANTEKLLDLGCSVGRTSFELADVFEHVDGVDFSARYIQHGVQLQTGEPVRFETVQEGDIVDFHEVALADTGLSAASNILFSQGDATNLKAIFADYDVILAQQVLEQCYDPKQFLKQVANRLNQGALLIIASDYQFNSDVAAKEKWLGGIKVNGENLVGFEGVQQTLGERFELLDQTDLHQVIKIAQRISAVSQKHITLWRYNG; encoded by the coding sequence ATGACGAAACAACAATTAAAAACACCTTATTTAATCGCCAATGATGTAAACCTGAGTGATGCTGACGCTGTGGCTGCAAAACGGGCAGAGCTCAAAGCCTATTTCGTTAACAGCTGGCAAACGTACGAATCGTTATTTGCATTAATTAATAATGACAACGCCTTTTACGCTCGACCCGAGCCACTTCGTCATCCGCTGATTTTCTATTACGGCCACACCGCTACTTTTTATATCAATAAATTGATGTTGGGCAAGTTTATCCACAAGCGTATTAATGAAAAATTAGAAGCGATTTGTGCCGTTGGTGTTGACGAGATGAGCTGGGACGATCTGAACAGTGAGCATTACGATTGGCCCAAGGTTGATGAAGTGCGGACTTATCGCGATCAAGTGTTTGCGCTAGTGTGTGATTTGATCGACAACATGGCATTGCAACTGCCTATTACGCAAGACTCACTCGCATGGATAATCTTAATGGGCAGCGAACATGAGCGTATTCATTTAGAAACCTCATCAGTTATTATGCGCATGTTACCGCTCAGTGATTTAACTGCCAATGCCGCTTGGGCAGATTGCCCCTATCAAGGTGAAGCGCCTCTCAACGAATTAGTCCCCGTTGCCAAGCAAGTCATCAAGTTGGGCAAGAAAACAGACGACCATACCTATGGTTGGGACAATGAGTATGGCACGGCAACACTTGATGTACCTGCTTTTCGCACCAGTAAGTTTTTGGTTTCTAACCAAGAGTTTATGCAATTTGTTGAGGCTGGCGGCTATCAAACACCTGAGTATTGGACTGAGGAAGGGCAGAGCTGGCTGCGTTACAAGCAAGCGACCATGCCGCGTTTCTGGTTGAAAAAAGAGGGGCGTTACTATCAGCGTAACCTACTTGGTGAGGTGCCATTGCCACTGAACTGGCCTGTCGAAGTTAACTATTTAGAAGCGAAGGCGTTTTGTAATTGGCTTGTACAAACAACGGGGCGTGATATTCGCTTACCTACCGAACCTGAGTGGTATGCGCTGCGCGAGAAAGTGTCTGGGGATCTCCCCAGTTGGCAAGAAGCACCGGGCAATACAAACCTTGAGTACTTCGCCTCTAGTTGCCCAGTTGATAAATTCGACAATCAAGGCATTTTTGACGTGGTTGGTAACGTCTGGCAGTGGACTGAATCAAGCATTGATGCATTCGAGGGGTTTAAAGTTCATCCGCTGTACGACGACTTTTCAACGCCAACTTTTGATGGCAAACACAACTTAATCAAAGGCGGCTCTTGGATTTCAACGGGTAACGAAGCCATTGCCAGTTCGCGTTATGCGTTTCGCCGACATTTCTTTCAACATGCGGGGTTTCGTTATGTCGAAAGTGAAAGTGCAGATATGCCGCTGGTGCCAGCAAATCACTTTGAGCAAAACGTAGATGTTTGCCAACAATTGCAAAGCCACTACCAAGAAACGGGTTTTACCGGTGGCAATTATCAACAACAATTGGCACAGCAAGTGCGCCAGTGGTTGGTTGAACACAATGCAAATACGGAAAAGCTGTTAGATTTAGGCTGCAGCGTTGGCCGTACCAGCTTTGAGTTAGCCGATGTGTTTGAACACGTCGATGGCGTCGACTTTTCCGCTCGCTATATTCAACATGGGGTTCAGTTACAAACGGGCGAACCGGTGCGCTTTGAAACGGTGCAAGAAGGGGATATCGTTGATTTTCACGAAGTCGCACTTGCCGACACGGGCTTGTCCGCAGCCAGTAATATCCTGTTTAGCCAAGGGGACGCCACCAATCTTAAAGCCATTTTTGCTGATTACGATGTGATACTGGCGCAGCAGGTACTGGAGCAGTGCTATGATCCTAAGCAGTTTTTAAAGCAAGTGGCTAATCGCTTAAATCAAGGTGCCTTACTGATTATTGCCTCTGACTATCAATTTAATAGTGACGTTGCCGCGAAAGAAAAGTGGCTAGGGGGGATCAAAGTCAACGGCGAAAACTTGGTGGGCTTTGAAGGCGTGCAGCAAACCTTAGGCGAGCGTTTTGAGTTACTTGATCAAACCGATTTACATCAAGTGATCAAAATTGCACAACGCATAAGTGCGGTTAGCCAAAAGCACATCACCTTATGGCGCTATAACGGCTAA